The following coding sequences are from one Verrucomicrobiota bacterium window:
- the ppk2 gene encoding polyphosphate kinase 2 gives MSIKSHKARSWNYEDELRGLQVELAHLQAWVVKSGARIVVVFEGRDAAGKGGMIKRITERLSPRVFRIVALPTPTDRQKTQLYMQRYMEQMPAAGEVVIFDRSWYNRPGVERVMGFCSERDAKRYLELTPHFEAYMIDSGITLVKYFLTVSEEEQEKRFRRRMHDPLRQWKLSPMDIESYRRWWDYSVAYDEMLRMTDTPQSPWWIVPSDDKKHARINCISHLLSLIPYEKIPFKKPVLGKRNKRPKRYVPDKAERNVVPAIS, from the coding sequence ATGAGTATCAAGTCCCACAAAGCACGCTCTTGGAACTATGAAGACGAGTTGAGGGGACTTCAGGTTGAGTTGGCACACTTGCAAGCTTGGGTTGTAAAGAGTGGTGCGCGCATTGTTGTGGTGTTCGAAGGACGAGACGCTGCTGGCAAGGGCGGGATGATCAAGCGGATCACCGAGCGTCTCAGTCCTCGGGTATTCCGCATCGTGGCGCTGCCCACACCGACCGATCGCCAGAAGACGCAGCTCTACATGCAGCGTTACATGGAGCAAATGCCAGCGGCCGGCGAGGTCGTGATTTTCGATCGTAGTTGGTACAACCGCCCGGGCGTTGAGAGGGTGATGGGCTTTTGCAGCGAGCGCGATGCCAAGCGCTATCTGGAACTGACACCGCATTTTGAGGCTTATATGATCGATTCCGGAATCACGCTCGTTAAGTACTTCCTGACCGTCAGTGAGGAGGAGCAGGAGAAGCGTTTCCGCCGCCGCATGCACGACCCCCTTAGGCAGTGGAAGCTCAGCCCTATGGACATTGAGTCCTATCGTCGCTGGTGGGATTACTCAGTCGCCTATGACGAGATGCTCCGAATGACGGACACTCCACAGTCGCCATGGTGGATAGTTCCGTCAGACGACAAAAAGCACGCGCGCATCAACTGTATATCGCACTTACTGAGCCTCATTCCGTACGAGAAGATCCCGTTCAAAAAACCTGTGCTTGGGAAGCGCAATAAACGACCCAAACGTTACGTTCCAGATAAGGCGGAGCGCAATGTGGTGCCGGCCATCTCGTGA